A region of Solanum dulcamara chromosome 7, daSolDulc1.2, whole genome shotgun sequence DNA encodes the following proteins:
- the LOC129895870 gene encoding E3 ubiquitin-protein ligase RING1-like — translation MSSAGAVGGGGAAGNQPQNYHCYQCEQTVTITTSPNSELSCPNCNGTFLEESETAPPSNPNPDSHPFFSTATNDDLPFGGGFPIVFSSNAASPADGSVGFNDLSALFGGMAGGSTALPGRSPNQFDPFAFLNNYFSTMRGGNIQLIFENHPGGEGGGAGGDFRIPGNLGDYFLGPGLEQLIQQLAENDPNRHGTPPAAKSAVAALPDIKINEELLDSDSSQCAVCKDTFEVGMEAKQIPCKHIYHKDCIMPWLELHNSCPVCRYELPTDDPDYENRKTSQQHTANTSNNNTNNNNTGGMFGGSEGGENQENSQIPSTGERRLRIPLQWLFRGLGSPAETSNSGGASNGANNRNNNNTSNNAPRGESNPDSGGQPRQEDLD, via the coding sequence ATGTCGTCGGCCGGAGCAGTAGGTGGCGGAGGCGCTGCCGGAAATCAACCACAGAATTACCATTGTTACCAATGTGAACAGACAGTTACCATTACGACATCACCAAATTCTGAGCTCTCATGCCCTAATTGCAACGGTACGTTTCTAGAGGAATCGGAAACCGCACCACCTTCCAACCCAAATCCTGATAGTCATCCATTTTTCTCCACCGCCACTAACGATGACCTACCTTTCGGCGGTGGCTTTCCGATTGTTTTCTCTTCAAACGCTGCTTCCCCTGCCGATGGTTCTGTCGGTTTTAATGATCTTTCCGCTCTATTTGGTGGTATGGCGGGTGGTTCCACTGCCTTACCCGGTCGATCCCCCAATCAATTTGATCCTTTCGCTTTCCTAAACAACTATTTCAGTACTATGAGAGGTGGGAATATTCAATTAATCTTCGAGAACCATCCCGGAGGAGAAGGAGGCGGAGCTGGTGGTGATTTTAGGATTCCGGGGAATCTTGGAGACTATTTTCTTGGGCCTGGGCTTGAGCAATTGATCCAGCAGCTTGCGGAAAATGATCCAAATCGTCATGGTACACCTCCGGCTGCAAAGTCGGCTGTTGCTGCGCTTCCAGATATTAAGATCAATGAGGAGTTGTTGGATTCTGATTCATCTCAATGTGCAGTTTGTAAAGATACTTTTGAAGTCGGCATGGAGGCGAAGCAGATACCTTGCAAACATATATACCATAAGGATTGTATAATGCCATGGCTGGAGTTGCACAATTCTTGCCCAGTGTGTCGCTATGAGCTGCCTACTGATGATCCTGATTATGAGAATAGGAAAACATCACAGCAGCATACTGCCAatactagtaataataataccaacaacaacaacactgGTGGGATGTTTGGGGGTTCAGAAGGTGGGGAAAATCAGGAGAATTCTCAGATACCTAGTACAGGGGAGAGGAGGCTTAGGATACCATTGCAATGGCTTTTCAGGGGACTTGGATCACCTGCTGAGACGAGCAACAGCGGAGGAGCAAGTAATGGTGCTAACAAtcgcaacaacaacaatacgaGCAACAATGCTCCTCGTGGGGAGTCTAATCCGGATTCTGGAGGGCAACCGAGGCAGGAGGATCTCGATTAA
- the LOC129893757 gene encoding pentatricopeptide repeat-containing protein At2g13600-like, with amino-acid sequence MLPSKLKKLTTLGEILICIHNEASFSKFTNKKYYRASVIWDKNQEEESKYSNILRQCVETSRLDNAKAIHAKLLKNPGSTSSLYLHNHLLNAYVKCGDTADGLKLFDEMTERNVVSWTALIAGFVQKGFPIEAFSLFARMHLSGTKPNEFTFVSALHACSFEDRLSLTNAYQVYGLITELGFESNVYLVNAFLTTLIRHGRLDEALMVFQRCSNKDIVTWNAMLGGCMQFCCSEVPRLWYRMIHEGVVPDNFSFASVLTGIAELFALDLGVQVHSQLVKSGHGSEMCVGNSLVDMYLKNRSLGEGFKAFEEICFKDVCSWTQMAAGCLNCDEPIEALRVIGEMRRAGVMPNKFTLATAFSACANIASFKEGEKVHGLRIKLGDDIDVCVDNALLDMYAKCGCMDGAFMVFQSMGEHTTVSWTTMIMGYAQNGYPKKALEIFHQMREEGAEPNYITFICVLYACSQGGLIDEGWKYFTSMSDDYGILPAEDHYACMVNLLGRAGRIREAEELTLSMPFQPGLLVWQTLLGASRLHGDMETAKRAAERALQVDKVDPSIYVLLSNTFAGLQNWDGVGTVRELMQSRDVKKVPGSSWF; translated from the coding sequence ATGCTTCCTTCTAAACTCAAAAAGCTCACAACTTTAGGTGAAATACTAATTTGTATTCATAATGAAGCATCTTTTTCTAAATTTACAAATAAGAAATACTACAGAGCATCTGTCATATGGGACAAGAACCAAGAGGAGGAGAGTAAATATTCGAATATACTGCGTCAATGTGTGGAGACATCAAGATTGGATAACGCCAAAGCCATTCACGCGAAACTGCTGAAAAACCCAGGCAGTACGTCTTCGCTATACTTACACAACCATCTTCTAAATGCTTATGTGAAATGTGGTGACACTGCGGACGGACTCAAACTGTTTGATGAAATGACTGAGAGAAATGTGGTGTCTTGGACTGCTCTCATTGCTGGCTTTGTGCAAAAGGGCTTCCCTATTGAAGCTTTTTCTTTGTTTGCCCGTATGCACCTGAGTGGGACGAAGCCTAACGAGTTCACTTTCGTCAGTGCCCTCCACGCTTGCTCGTTTGAGGATAGATTAAGCTTGACTAATGCATACCAAGTATATGGACTAATTACAGAACTTGGATTCGAGTCCAATGTTTATTTAGTGAATGcttttttgacgactttgataAGGCACGGTAGATTAGATGAAGCATTAATGGTTTTTCAGCGGTGTTCCAATAAAGATATTGTGACTTGGAATGCAATGCTAGGTGGTTGCATGCAATTTTGTTGCTCAGAGGTACCAAGGCTTTGGTACAGGATGATCCACGAAGGAGTTGTACCAGATAACTTCAGTTTTGCTAGTGTTCTTACTGGGATAGCAGAGCTTTTTGCTCTTGATTTGGGTGTGCAAGTACATTCCCAGCTTGTTAAGTCTGGTCATGGAAGTGAGATGTGTGTAGGGAACTCTTTGGTGGATATGTATTTGAAAAATCGAAGTTTGGGTGAGGGTTTCAAAGCATTCGAGGAGATCTGTTTTAAAGACGTTTGTTCCTGGACGCAAATGGCAGCAGGGTGTTTGAATTGTGACGAGCCAATTGAAGCGCTCAGGGTCATTGGAGAAATGAGAAGGGCAGGAGTAATGCCTAATAAGTTTACTCTAGCAACTGCTTTTAGTGCATGTGCCAATATAGCCTCTTTTAAAGAAGGGGAGAAAGTTCATGGCTTGAGGATCAAACTTGGGGATGACATTGATGTCTGTGTAGATAATGCATTGCTCGACATGTACGCTAAATGTGGTTGCATGGATGGGGCATTCATGGTTTTTCAGTCAATGGGTGAACACACTACTGTTTCATGGACCACTATGATTATGGGCTATGCGCAAAATGGATATCCCAAAAAAGCTCTTGAAATCTTCCATCAGATGAGGGAGGAAGGGGCAGAGCCTAACTACATTACCTTCATATGTGTGCTTTATGCTTGCAGCCAAGGAGGACTTATCGATGAGGGATGGAAGTATTTCACTTCAATGAGTGATGACTATGGTATTCTCCCCGCAGAAGATCACTATGCTTGTATGGTGAATCTACTTGGACGTGCTGGACGCATTAGAGAAGCTGAGGAATTAACCTTGAGCATGCCCTTTCAACCAGGTTTGCTGGTATGGCAAACATTGCTTGGGGCATCCCGGCTTCATGGGGATATGGAAACTGCTAAGCGAGCAGCAGAACGAGCATTACAAGTTGACAAAGTTGATCCTTCAATCTATGTGTTATTGTCCAATACATTTGCTGGTTTGCAAAACTGGGATGGAGTTGGAACTGTGAGAGAATTGATGCAAAGCAGGGATGTCAAGAAAGTTCCTGGCTCCAGTTGGTTTTAA